The following proteins are co-located in the Rhodococcus opacus B4 genome:
- a CDS encoding TetR/AcrR family transcriptional regulator, translating to MSQPARQYRGRSSEERAAERRARLLEAGLQVFGTVGGDKATMTAICAEAKLTERYFYESFRGRDDLLVQVIEGIAAEIGEAARVTVRTVTGDPEVRVRAAIAAFVDILTADPRKGRVSIIESAGAEPLRTRRRELLRAFALLVAEQARELYGDRAWSSPQDEITALLFVGGLAELMTAWLNGEIEVSPEQIVDAATYQFTSTAHR from the coding sequence ATGAGTCAGCCGGCGCGGCAGTACCGCGGCAGAAGTTCGGAGGAGCGGGCCGCCGAACGTCGTGCGCGACTGCTCGAAGCGGGACTGCAGGTCTTCGGGACCGTCGGCGGCGACAAGGCGACCATGACCGCGATCTGCGCCGAGGCGAAACTGACGGAACGCTATTTCTACGAGAGCTTCCGCGGCCGCGACGATCTGCTGGTGCAGGTGATCGAGGGGATCGCCGCCGAGATCGGCGAGGCTGCGCGGGTCACGGTCCGGACCGTGACGGGTGATCCCGAGGTGCGGGTGCGGGCGGCGATCGCGGCGTTCGTCGACATCCTGACGGCCGACCCGCGGAAGGGGCGGGTGTCGATCATCGAATCGGCGGGCGCCGAACCGCTGCGGACGCGAAGGCGTGAACTGCTGCGGGCGTTCGCGTTGCTGGTGGCGGAGCAGGCGAGGGAACTCTACGGCGACCGGGCGTGGTCGTCGCCGCAGGACGAAATCACCGCACTGCTGTTCGTGGGCGGGCTCGCCGAACTCATGACGGCGTGGCTGAACGGTGAGATCGAGGTGTCACCCGAGCAGATCGTCGACGCCGCGACCTACCAGTTCACGTCGACCGCACACCGCTGA
- a CDS encoding alpha/beta fold hydrolase: MVDIARPQLEGTVAVGEGRRLGFAEFGSAQGRAVFWLHGTPGARRQVPMEARAFAEREHVRLIGIDRPGVGSSTPHRYGAVIDFAEDLRTVADTLGIDQMAVIGLSGGGPYTLAAAYAMPDRVVATGILGGVAPTKGPDAIRSGLMDLAVLAAPVLSAGGVPVGLAASSVIRLARPFASPIIDLYGRMSPEGDRRLLARPEFKAMFLDDLLNGGRKQLSAPFADLVLFARDWGFRVNAVKTPVRWWHGDCDHIVPLRHGRHMVALLPDAEFHTMHGESHLGGLGMSEEILRSLLDIWDAKEAQAPFGPV; encoded by the coding sequence ATGGTGGATATCGCACGCCCACAGTTGGAGGGCACGGTCGCGGTAGGCGAGGGGCGTCGGCTCGGCTTCGCGGAGTTCGGTTCGGCACAGGGCAGGGCGGTGTTCTGGCTGCACGGCACGCCCGGGGCGCGGCGTCAGGTGCCGATGGAGGCCCGGGCGTTCGCCGAACGCGAGCACGTCCGGCTGATCGGGATCGACCGGCCGGGGGTCGGGTCGTCGACCCCGCACCGCTACGGCGCGGTGATCGATTTCGCCGAGGACCTGCGCACGGTCGCCGACACGCTCGGCATCGACCAGATGGCCGTGATCGGCCTGTCCGGCGGCGGTCCCTACACGCTCGCCGCGGCATACGCGATGCCCGACCGCGTGGTCGCGACCGGGATCCTCGGGGGTGTCGCACCGACGAAGGGCCCCGACGCGATCCGCAGCGGGTTGATGGATCTGGCCGTGCTGGCGGCTCCGGTGCTGTCGGCGGGCGGCGTCCCGGTCGGGCTGGCGGCGAGCTCCGTGATCAGGCTCGCGAGGCCGTTCGCGTCGCCGATCATCGACCTGTACGGGCGGATGTCCCCGGAGGGTGACCGCCGTCTCCTCGCGCGGCCGGAGTTCAAGGCGATGTTCCTCGACGATCTGCTCAACGGCGGCCGCAAGCAACTCAGTGCCCCGTTCGCCGACCTCGTCCTGTTCGCGCGGGACTGGGGATTCCGGGTGAACGCGGTGAAGACCCCGGTGCGGTGGTGGCACGGCGACTGCGACCACATCGTCCCGCTCCGGCACGGCCGGCACATGGTGGCGCTGCTGCCCGACGCCGAGTTCCACACGATGCACGGGGAGAGCCATCTCGGCGGCCTGGGAATGTCGGAGGAAATTCTGCGCTCGCTCCTCGACATCTGGGACGCGAAGGAGGCGCAGGCGCCGTTCGGCCCGGTGTGA
- a CDS encoding VOC family protein, producing MPDRPSLTGAPCWIDLTSSDPQQVIPFYTGLFGWRSDTSEDPQYGGYSIFSMNGKPIAGLGPQQQGNPYGNVWTTYIASDDAAATAAKAAEAGGQVMMPAMAVGDQGTIAVLGDPAGAVIGVWQADQHTGFGLVDEPGAPVWHETLSRNYAAALPFYADVFGWTYQSLGDTDEFRYSQANVGDRTVAGVMDADSFLPEGVPSFWQFYIGVGDTDAAVAKVTELGGSVRREPEDTPFGRLASVADPLGATFQITTLQS from the coding sequence ATGCCCGACCGTCCGTCCCTCACCGGCGCTCCCTGCTGGATCGATCTCACCAGTTCCGACCCGCAACAGGTCATTCCGTTCTACACCGGGCTGTTCGGGTGGAGGTCCGACACCAGCGAGGATCCGCAGTACGGCGGCTATTCGATCTTCAGCATGAACGGCAAACCCATTGCGGGCCTTGGCCCCCAACAGCAGGGGAACCCGTACGGCAACGTGTGGACCACCTACATCGCGTCGGACGACGCCGCGGCCACCGCGGCGAAGGCCGCCGAGGCGGGCGGCCAGGTGATGATGCCCGCAATGGCCGTGGGCGACCAGGGCACGATTGCCGTCCTCGGCGATCCCGCCGGCGCCGTCATCGGCGTGTGGCAGGCCGATCAGCACACCGGATTCGGCCTCGTCGACGAACCCGGCGCGCCGGTCTGGCACGAAACGCTGTCGCGCAACTACGCGGCCGCACTCCCCTTCTACGCGGACGTGTTCGGCTGGACGTATCAGTCCCTCGGCGACACAGACGAATTCCGGTACTCCCAGGCCAACGTCGGCGACCGGACCGTGGCCGGCGTCATGGACGCCGACTCGTTCCTGCCCGAGGGCGTTCCCTCGTTCTGGCAGTTCTACATCGGTGTCGGCGACACCGATGCGGCCGTCGCGAAGGTGACCGAACTCGGCGGCAGCGTCCGGCGCGAACCGGAGGACACCCCGTTCGGGCGGCTCGCCTCCGTCGCCGATCCCCTCGGCGCCACCTTCCAGATCACGACCCTGCAGTCCTGA
- a CDS encoding alpha-hydroxy-acid oxidizing protein, whose product MSASENQDSPGRARQNLIYRDGVLGRTPSVPTDFDTLERRARRKMSAKGWAYVHGGAGLGRTMQANRDAFDKWQIVPRVLRDVSKRDIGVELFGRRIPAPVLLAPVGAAELARPEADVAIAAAAAELGVPYIFSNQGCAPMEESAAAMGDAPRWFQLYWSTDDDLVDSLLQRAANIRADAVVVTLDTTMLGWRPEDLNLGSLPFAQGQGIAQYTSDPVFRRIVHERIKAAAKKPDVEVTLGAIRSLVSMTWRFPGRFLDNLRSPEPRAAVETFLDIYSRPSLSWADIETLRSRTSLPILLKGVLHPDDARRALDAGVDGIVVSNHGGRQVDGSVSSLDALVDIAPVVDGRLTLLLDSGIRTGADVFKALALGADAVTLGRPHLYGLALAGRAGARDATANVIAEFDLTMGLSGLTSVAEIGRDALRRA is encoded by the coding sequence ATGTCTGCGAGCGAGAACCAGGACAGCCCGGGCCGGGCCCGTCAGAATCTGATCTACCGCGACGGCGTCCTCGGCCGCACACCCTCCGTTCCCACCGACTTCGACACCCTCGAGCGGCGCGCGCGGCGGAAGATGAGCGCGAAGGGCTGGGCGTACGTGCACGGCGGCGCCGGGCTGGGGCGCACTATGCAGGCCAACCGCGACGCGTTCGACAAGTGGCAGATCGTTCCCCGGGTCCTGCGCGACGTCTCGAAGCGCGACATCGGAGTCGAACTGTTCGGGCGCCGCATTCCGGCGCCGGTGCTGCTCGCGCCCGTCGGCGCCGCCGAACTGGCCAGGCCGGAGGCCGACGTGGCCATCGCCGCCGCCGCCGCCGAACTGGGTGTGCCGTACATCTTCTCCAACCAGGGCTGCGCCCCGATGGAGGAGAGCGCGGCAGCGATGGGCGACGCGCCCCGATGGTTCCAGCTGTACTGGAGCACTGACGACGACCTCGTCGACAGCCTGCTGCAGCGGGCGGCGAACATCCGGGCGGACGCCGTCGTCGTCACCCTCGACACGACGATGCTCGGCTGGCGGCCGGAAGACCTCAACCTCGGTTCGCTGCCGTTCGCGCAGGGGCAGGGCATCGCGCAGTACACGTCCGATCCGGTGTTCCGCCGGATCGTGCACGAGCGGATCAAGGCGGCGGCGAAGAAGCCGGACGTCGAGGTGACGCTCGGCGCCATCCGGTCGCTGGTGTCGATGACCTGGCGCTTCCCGGGCCGTTTCCTCGACAACCTGCGGTCGCCGGAACCGCGGGCCGCCGTGGAAACGTTCCTCGACATCTATTCCCGGCCGTCGCTGAGCTGGGCCGATATAGAGACCCTCCGCAGCCGGACGTCGCTGCCGATCCTCCTCAAGGGCGTGCTCCACCCGGACGACGCCCGGCGTGCTCTCGATGCCGGGGTGGACGGCATCGTCGTGTCGAATCACGGTGGGCGGCAGGTGGACGGCAGTGTGTCTTCGCTGGACGCTCTCGTGGACATCGCGCCCGTCGTCGACGGCAGGCTGACGCTGCTCCTCGACAGCGGAATCCGCACCGGAGCAGACGTCTTCAAGGCGCTCGCGCTCGGTGCCGACGCCGTGACACTCGGCAGGCCCCACCTGTACGGTCTGGCCCTCGCGGGTCGGGCCGGTGCGCGGGACGCCACCGCCAACGTGATCGCCGAATTCGACCTCACGATGGGTCTCAGCGGTCTGACGTCGGTGGCCGAGATCGGCCGGGACGCCCTGCGCAGGGCATAG
- a CDS encoding response regulator transcription factor produces MTTAPDALGHPPHTDEPPVARVLTKPALSAREIEVLRHWLRGDSKLAVAADLHIALGTVNTHLTRIREKYALVGRDASTKTALLVRALQDGIITIAEL; encoded by the coding sequence ATGACCACTGCACCCGACGCACTCGGGCACCCCCCACATACGGACGAACCGCCAGTCGCCCGCGTCTTGACGAAGCCGGCGTTGTCGGCGCGCGAGATCGAGGTACTCCGTCACTGGCTGCGCGGCGACTCCAAGCTCGCCGTCGCCGCCGACCTCCACATCGCCCTCGGCACGGTCAACACCCACCTGACCCGCATCCGCGAGAAGTACGCCCTGGTGGGACGTGACGCGTCGACCAAGACGGCACTGCTGGTGCGGGCCCTGCAGGACGGCATCATCACCATCGCCGAACTCTGA
- a CDS encoding GmrSD restriction endonuclease domain-containing protein has protein sequence MTSPLPSSSAARKKWPWIAGGIVVAAAVVSCTSPGQDDQSAQAAAVSAAATPIADSTVAADASSSSTPVPVSSALVLSPVDPAVADGADATAALQQLAGLEIKGRAPKTGYDRDLFGQAWTDDVTVEGGHNGCDTRNDILGRDLDEIVFKPGTRDCAVQTGTLHDPYTGTTISFVRGEGTSSAVQIDHVVALSDAWQKGAQQLDTATRVNFANDPRNLKAVDGPANQQKSDGDAATWLPPNTSYRCTYVADQVAVKAAYRLWVTQAEHDAMARVLQDCGAAAPAAAPAPTTDPVPQVVPAPAPVPAPAPAPAPAPAPVPFVDTALPGDVYYKNCSAAKAAGAAPVHVGEPGYGTHLDRDGDGVGCES, from the coding sequence ATGACGTCTCCCCTGCCCTCATCATCTGCCGCGCGCAAGAAATGGCCCTGGATTGCCGGCGGGATCGTCGTCGCCGCTGCCGTGGTCTCGTGCACGAGCCCCGGACAGGACGACCAATCGGCCCAGGCCGCAGCGGTATCCGCGGCCGCGACCCCCATCGCCGATTCGACGGTAGCCGCTGACGCGTCGAGTTCTTCGACACCGGTGCCGGTTTCGTCTGCGCTGGTGCTGTCACCGGTCGATCCCGCCGTGGCCGACGGCGCCGACGCGACCGCCGCGCTGCAGCAGCTCGCCGGACTCGAGATCAAGGGCCGCGCACCGAAGACCGGGTACGACCGGGATCTGTTCGGCCAGGCGTGGACCGACGACGTCACGGTCGAGGGCGGCCACAACGGGTGCGACACCCGCAACGACATCCTGGGGCGCGACCTCGACGAGATCGTGTTCAAGCCGGGCACCCGCGACTGCGCGGTGCAGACCGGAACGCTGCACGACCCCTACACCGGCACCACCATCTCCTTCGTCCGCGGCGAGGGCACGTCGAGCGCCGTGCAGATCGATCACGTCGTCGCGCTGTCCGACGCCTGGCAGAAGGGGGCGCAGCAGCTCGACACCGCGACCCGGGTGAACTTCGCGAACGATCCGCGGAACCTGAAGGCCGTGGACGGCCCGGCCAACCAGCAGAAGTCGGACGGCGACGCCGCGACCTGGCTGCCCCCGAACACGAGCTACCGGTGCACCTACGTGGCGGATCAGGTGGCGGTGAAGGCCGCGTACCGGCTGTGGGTGACCCAGGCCGAGCACGATGCGATGGCCCGGGTCCTCCAGGACTGCGGGGCGGCGGCGCCTGCCGCGGCACCCGCCCCGACCACCGACCCGGTCCCGCAGGTGGTGCCTGCCCCGGCTCCCGTTCCCGCGCCGGCTCCCGCGCCGGCTCCCGCCCCTGCGCCCGTCCCGTTCGTGGACACGGCGCTGCCGGGCGACGTCTACTACAAGAACTGTTCGGCGGCCAAGGCGGCCGGTGCCGCACCGGTCCACGTCGGCGAACCGGGCTACGGCACACACCTCGACCGCGACGGCGACGGTGTCGGCTGTGAGAGCTGA
- a CDS encoding alpha/beta hydrolase, translating into MFRGKLRTAAVTAVTVMSLCLGAPAAIADPVVDTGRALGSAAAPNGSKLDHVTVIDPRHLTLHVFSASMQRVVPVYVQRPADTSVPRPTLYFLDGQIRREKTDVEEFLAGQNVNVVSPSGGENAYWTDWKSPDPVMGVNKWKTFMTQELPPVVDAALGTNGVNALAGMSRVGTAALQLAIAAPGLFRGVAAYSGCALTSDPLGQLLIKITMDNYGYGNPANMYGEPDDPAWAANDPYVHAAELRGTELFLSNGNGLPGRYETLDGPGIDGNVGVLARQIYAGGPIEAVTNYCTHRFTDRLGELGIPATTSFRNSGTHSWGYWQDDLHESWPALARALGV; encoded by the coding sequence ATGTTTCGGGGGAAATTGCGCACGGCGGCCGTCACGGCGGTGACCGTGATGTCCCTCTGCCTCGGCGCCCCTGCCGCCATTGCCGATCCGGTCGTCGACACCGGTCGGGCGCTCGGTTCCGCGGCGGCGCCGAACGGTTCGAAGCTCGACCACGTCACCGTTATCGATCCGAGACATCTGACGCTGCACGTCTTCTCGGCGTCGATGCAACGCGTCGTGCCGGTGTACGTGCAGCGGCCCGCAGATACCAGCGTGCCGAGGCCGACGCTCTACTTCCTCGACGGTCAGATCCGCCGGGAGAAGACCGATGTCGAAGAGTTCCTCGCAGGTCAGAACGTGAATGTCGTGAGCCCGTCCGGCGGCGAGAACGCGTATTGGACCGACTGGAAGAGCCCCGACCCGGTGATGGGGGTGAACAAGTGGAAGACCTTTATGACTCAGGAACTTCCGCCGGTGGTCGATGCCGCCCTCGGCACCAACGGAGTCAACGCACTCGCCGGCATGTCCCGGGTCGGCACCGCGGCGCTGCAGTTGGCGATCGCCGCCCCCGGCCTGTTCCGTGGTGTCGCCGCCTACAGCGGTTGCGCCCTGACCAGTGATCCGCTCGGTCAGCTCCTCATCAAGATCACCATGGACAACTACGGTTACGGCAACCCGGCCAACATGTACGGCGAGCCGGACGATCCGGCGTGGGCGGCGAACGACCCCTACGTGCATGCCGCGGAACTGCGCGGCACGGAACTGTTCCTGTCCAACGGCAACGGCCTGCCGGGGCGCTACGAGACCCTGGACGGCCCCGGGATCGACGGGAACGTCGGGGTGCTCGCGCGGCAGATCTACGCGGGCGGCCCGATCGAAGCGGTTACCAACTACTGCACGCATCGATTCACGGATCGCCTGGGGGAGCTGGGGATACCTGCAACCACGAGTTTCCGTAACTCGGGGACACACTCGTGGGGGTACTGGCAGGACGACCTTCACGAGTCGTGGCCGGCGCTGGCTCGAGCGCTGGGAGTGTGA
- the arfB gene encoding alternative ribosome rescue aminoacyl-tRNA hydrolase ArfB, which translates to MSEVPPVLPGGEVTDDLEITRSLVVPAAELQWRFSRAGGPGGQGVNTTDSRVELRVNLWTLSTLSPAQLERMQIQLGHRIVDGVVSVTASETRSQLRNRRAARARMAALLRAAVLAETRTRRPTKATKGSHRRRLDAKKQRGQTKNLRKKPDM; encoded by the coding sequence GTGAGCGAAGTTCCTCCCGTGTTGCCCGGCGGCGAGGTCACCGACGATCTCGAGATCACGCGGTCGCTCGTCGTTCCGGCCGCCGAGTTGCAGTGGCGGTTCTCCCGGGCCGGCGGTCCCGGTGGCCAGGGGGTGAACACTACGGACTCGCGGGTGGAACTCCGGGTGAACCTGTGGACGTTGTCGACCCTGTCTCCCGCCCAGCTCGAGCGCATGCAGATTCAGCTGGGGCACAGGATCGTTGACGGTGTGGTCAGCGTGACGGCGTCCGAAACCCGTTCGCAACTGCGTAATCGGCGCGCGGCACGGGCCCGGATGGCGGCGCTGCTTCGCGCGGCCGTTCTGGCCGAAACGCGAACCCGGCGTCCGACCAAGGCGACCAAGGGTTCGCACCGGCGAAGACTCGACGCCAAGAAGCAACGCGGCCAGACCAAGAACCTGCGGAAGAAGCCGGACATGTAG
- a CDS encoding sigma factor-like helix-turn-helix DNA-binding protein, with amino-acid sequence MSVLDEELHSAATAAAAGDREAVQRVTATLWPHVVRYCRTRVGNFPPGGRPADEVAQEALLAVAREFSSVARSDHPIREVYRVVSRTVADAHGGSASPGVPVEVARLLHGLDPTAREIVLLRVIDGLSAHDTAGVLGLPVGRVLVVQHEALRSLRAKVA; translated from the coding sequence ATGAGTGTGCTTGACGAGGAATTACATTCGGCGGCGACGGCGGCCGCGGCGGGGGATCGCGAGGCCGTGCAACGGGTGACGGCGACGCTGTGGCCGCACGTAGTGCGTTATTGCCGTACCCGCGTGGGGAATTTCCCGCCGGGCGGGCGGCCTGCGGACGAGGTGGCGCAGGAGGCGCTGCTCGCGGTGGCGCGGGAGTTTTCGTCCGTCGCCCGCAGCGACCATCCGATCCGCGAGGTGTATCGCGTCGTGAGCCGGACCGTCGCGGACGCGCACGGCGGTTCCGCAAGCCCCGGCGTCCCGGTGGAAGTGGCCCGACTGCTGCATGGACTCGACCCCACCGCGCGGGAGATCGTGCTGCTGCGGGTCATCGACGGATTGTCCGCGCACGACACCGCGGGCGTCCTCGGCCTCCCGGTGGGCCGGGTTCTGGTCGTGCAGCACGAAGCGCTGCGCTCCCTGCGGGCGAAGGTGGCCTGA
- a CDS encoding VOC family protein: MGLQWEAVVVNAVDPTALGRWWAEALGWGAVTDSDGDVHIRPQADSHPEILFVAVPDRKQIPNRLHLDFRPDNQQAEVERLLALGARHADVGQGEQSWVVLADPEGNEFCVLSGRR, from the coding sequence ATGGGCCTGCAATGGGAAGCCGTGGTGGTCAACGCCGTCGATCCGACAGCCCTGGGACGCTGGTGGGCCGAAGCCCTGGGCTGGGGTGCCGTGACCGACTCCGACGGCGACGTCCACATCCGGCCGCAGGCCGACAGCCATCCGGAAATCCTGTTCGTGGCCGTTCCGGACCGGAAGCAGATCCCGAACCGGCTCCACCTCGACTTCCGGCCCGACAATCAGCAGGCCGAGGTCGAACGGCTACTCGCACTCGGCGCCCGGCACGCGGATGTCGGTCAGGGCGAGCAGAGTTGGGTGGTGCTCGCCGATCCCGAGGGCAACGAATTCTGCGTACTCTCCGGCCGGCGCTGA
- a CDS encoding SRPBCC family protein: protein MTESDARRDYHPGPLRHAEARPEGARWALTFVRDFTHSASALWTALTDPGELPQWAPYTADRDLGTVGPATLTMVDGPDRTELDGTVTRAEAPHVLEHAWGDDVLLWTIEETGAGTRLTLRHTLDDQRTAAMTAAGWHMCLDVAEALLDGNPIGPIVGADAMNYGWRELNEQYSERLGVEPIDPTLP, encoded by the coding sequence ATGACCGAGTCGGACGCACGACGCGACTACCACCCCGGCCCACTCCGGCACGCCGAAGCACGACCCGAGGGTGCCCGATGGGCCTTGACCTTCGTCCGCGACTTCACACACTCGGCGTCGGCGCTGTGGACCGCGCTCACCGACCCCGGCGAACTACCGCAGTGGGCGCCGTACACCGCGGACCGGGACCTCGGAACGGTCGGTCCCGCCACGCTGACCATGGTCGACGGGCCGGACCGCACCGAACTCGACGGCACCGTCACCCGAGCCGAGGCACCGCACGTCCTCGAACACGCCTGGGGTGACGACGTTCTGCTGTGGACGATCGAGGAGACCGGCGCGGGCACGCGACTGACCCTGCGCCACACGCTCGACGACCAGCGAACCGCGGCGATGACGGCGGCCGGGTGGCACATGTGCCTGGATGTCGCCGAGGCCCTGCTCGACGGCAACCCGATCGGACCGATCGTCGGCGCCGACGCGATGAACTACGGCTGGCGCGAACTCAACGAGCAGTACTCCGAACGCCTCGGCGTCGAACCGATCGACCCGACGCTGCCGTGA
- a CDS encoding ArsR/SmtB family transcription factor — MAPDVFTVVAEPQRRRILERLRDGHASVGELVDQLALPQPTVSKHLRVLRQAGFVTCRTAAQQRIYSLHREPFDEFEQWLQPYRRLWTHHLDALERHLESKETSS, encoded by the coding sequence ATGGCACCGGACGTGTTCACCGTGGTCGCCGAACCGCAGCGGCGCAGGATCCTCGAACGGCTGCGGGACGGCCACGCCAGCGTCGGCGAACTCGTCGACCAACTCGCGCTGCCCCAGCCGACCGTGTCCAAACACCTGCGGGTGCTGCGACAGGCCGGATTCGTCACCTGCCGGACCGCTGCCCAGCAGCGCATCTACAGCTTGCACCGCGAACCGTTCGACGAGTTCGAACAGTGGTTGCAGCCCTACCGCAGGCTGTGGACACACCACCTCGACGCCCTCGAGCGGCACCTCGAATCGAAGGAGACCTCGTCATGA
- a CDS encoding TetR/AcrR family transcriptional regulator, producing the protein MRTRPTTPTPSELREKILDAAEECLIELGYSTRLHAVIAERAGLSRPTLYKHVGDQSAILEALFQREISRFFVVLDPVLRGRQSQLQVRFVDAVVFAVQYARGHRLLQKGLRDDPEVVLPWFTVKARPMIELGAQLLTPHFERLFTREQLSGVSPAAISEWAFRIIGSLVTTEGIVDTSDEQALREFVRSLLSIAFMPQPDMHIP; encoded by the coding sequence GTGAGGACGCGGCCGACGACACCGACCCCGAGTGAACTCCGGGAGAAGATCCTCGACGCGGCCGAGGAGTGCCTGATCGAACTCGGGTACAGCACCCGGCTGCACGCGGTCATCGCGGAGCGAGCGGGACTATCGCGGCCCACGCTCTACAAGCACGTCGGCGACCAGTCCGCCATCCTCGAGGCCCTCTTCCAGCGGGAGATCTCCCGCTTCTTCGTCGTACTCGACCCGGTACTGCGGGGACGGCAGAGCCAACTCCAGGTGCGGTTCGTCGACGCCGTCGTGTTCGCCGTCCAGTACGCCCGCGGACACCGGTTGCTGCAGAAGGGATTGCGCGACGACCCCGAGGTGGTGCTCCCCTGGTTCACGGTGAAGGCGAGGCCGATGATCGAACTCGGCGCGCAACTGCTGACGCCCCACTTCGAGCGCCTGTTCACCCGGGAGCAACTGTCGGGGGTGAGCCCCGCCGCCATCTCCGAGTGGGCGTTCCGGATCATCGGCTCCCTCGTCACCACGGAGGGGATCGTGGACACATCCGACGAGCAGGCACTGCGCGAGTTCGTCCGGTCCCTGCTGTCGATCGCGTTCATGCCGCAACCGGACATGCATATTCCTTGA
- a CDS encoding AurF N-oxygenase family protein: MSQRPHTIAREEVAGRLLAGSVKRSYAPVVDIDWDAPLEDGKYFLPPQVLSLWGTEMWDGMSEAQRIDLSRQESANILSVGIWFENILNQALLRALLHNDPSSLHTRYILTEMGDECRHMTMFGRAIEQMGAKPFQLRWYQAVVVNLLPKTFRGTMLWVAALIGEEIFDATQRRVLEDPQLQPMISRLMRIHVTEESRHIRFAREGVRRRVAEGHRIDRLWVGTLQGIGGPLFQRLFTNPAMYERAGLDPKEARRQALANPNFRENQRRGFASLAAFLEENGLMRATSRALWRRGGFL; the protein is encoded by the coding sequence ATGTCTCAGCGTCCACACACGATCGCCCGGGAGGAAGTCGCCGGCAGACTCCTCGCGGGTTCGGTCAAGCGTTCGTACGCTCCCGTCGTCGACATCGACTGGGACGCGCCGCTCGAGGACGGGAAGTACTTTCTGCCGCCGCAGGTCCTGTCCCTGTGGGGGACGGAGATGTGGGACGGGATGAGCGAGGCGCAGCGCATCGACCTGTCCCGGCAGGAATCCGCGAACATCCTCAGCGTCGGAATCTGGTTCGAGAACATCCTCAACCAGGCGCTGCTGCGCGCGCTGCTGCACAACGATCCGAGTTCGCTGCACACCCGGTACATACTCACCGAGATGGGCGACGAGTGCAGGCACATGACGATGTTCGGTCGTGCCATCGAGCAGATGGGCGCCAAGCCCTTCCAGCTCCGGTGGTACCAGGCGGTCGTTGTCAATCTGCTGCCCAAGACATTTCGCGGAACCATGCTGTGGGTGGCCGCACTGATCGGCGAGGAGATCTTCGACGCGACGCAACGGCGCGTCCTCGAAGATCCGCAGCTGCAGCCGATGATCTCCCGGCTGATGCGGATCCACGTCACCGAGGAGTCCCGGCACATCCGCTTCGCGCGTGAGGGGGTGCGTCGCCGTGTCGCGGAAGGCCACCGGATCGACCGACTGTGGGTCGGCACGCTGCAGGGGATCGGCGGCCCGCTGTTCCAGCGGCTGTTCACCAACCCGGCCATGTACGAGCGGGCCGGACTGGATCCGAAGGAGGCACGTCGACAGGCGCTGGCAAATCCGAACTTTCGCGAGAATCAACGCCGCGGGTTCGCATCGCTGGCCGCGTTCCTCGAGGAGAACGGCCTGATGCGAGCGACCTCCCGCGCGCTGTGGCGGCGCGGGGGATTCCTGTGA